A region of Bacteroidota bacterium DNA encodes the following proteins:
- a CDS encoding WbqC family protein has translation MKIGIMQPYIFPYIGYFQLINAVDCFVIYDNIQYTKKGWINRNRILSNGKDEYFTLPLLKDSDFLDVMDRHLSADWHKEKGKLLNKIKENYRKAPHFNDVIKLIEDCFNYSSTNLFGFIFNALNKTLDYLSIKTEIVVSSTLPINHHLKAEEKVIAICKELHATTYINPIGGTDLYSKEHFLKESIHLQFIKADNIQYKQFNNEFIPFLSIIDVMMFNSKSAITNYLNNSFTTI, from the coding sequence ATGAAAATTGGGATTATGCAGCCCTATATATTTCCATATATTGGGTATTTTCAATTAATAAATGCGGTTGATTGTTTTGTAATTTACGACAATATTCAATACACAAAAAAAGGTTGGATTAATAGAAATAGAATACTTAGTAATGGTAAAGATGAATATTTTACATTACCCCTATTAAAAGACTCCGACTTTTTAGATGTTATGGATAGACACCTATCGGCCGACTGGCATAAAGAAAAAGGTAAGCTATTAAATAAAATAAAGGAAAACTACAGAAAAGCACCACACTTTAATGATGTTATCAAGCTAATAGAAGATTGTTTTAATTATTCATCAACTAATTTATTCGGCTTTATTTTTAATGCGTTAAATAAAACTTTAGATTACTTATCTATTAAAACCGAAATTGTAGTTTCTTCCACTTTACCAATAAACCATCATTTAAAGGCCGAAGAAAAAGTAATAGCTATTTGTAAAGAACTACATGCTACTACCTATATAAATCCTATTGGTGGAACTGACTTGTATAGCAAAGAACATTTTTTAAAAGAGTCAATACATTTACAATTTATAAAGGCCGACAACATTCAATACAAACAATTCAATAATGAGTTTATTCCATTTTTATCTATTATTGATGTAATGATGTTTAATTCAAAATCAGCAATTACTAATTATTTAAATAACTCATTTACCACAATTTAG
- a CDS encoding class I SAM-dependent methyltransferase, which produces MNTTRNYNEEFKDNEGRKYTYGFDLDVMHPYMLKSFEPFFKEGNFLELGSFQGNFTRRFLPHFDDITCVEASDEAIEIAKKEFGDKVKFINSMFETATLPTKYDNIVLTHVLEHIDDPIKVMKRINDEWLSDNGRFFLVCPNANAPSRQIAVKMGLITHNSAVTPAEAEHGHRITYSLDTLERDAKAAGLKVVHRSGIFFKALANFQWDRLLNTDIISKEYLDGCYQLGQQYPDLCSSIFLMCEKGK; this is translated from the coding sequence ATGAACACAACCAGAAACTATAACGAAGAATTTAAAGATAATGAAGGCCGCAAATACACCTATGGTTTTGACTTGGATGTAATGCACCCTTATATGTTAAAATCATTTGAGCCCTTTTTTAAGGAAGGTAACTTTTTAGAATTAGGTAGTTTTCAAGGAAATTTTACCAGAAGATTTTTACCCCACTTTGACGATATTACATGTGTGGAAGCATCGGACGAAGCTATTGAAATAGCAAAAAAAGAATTTGGTGACAAAGTAAAGTTTATCAATTCCATGTTTGAAACAGCCACGCTGCCTACCAAATACGACAATATAGTTTTAACCCATGTATTGGAGCATATTGATGATCCTATTAAAGTAATGAAACGTATTAACGATGAATGGCTATCTGATAACGGGCGTTTTTTCTTAGTATGTCCTAATGCCAATGCTCCTTCAAGACAAATAGCTGTAAAAATGGGGTTAATTACGCATAACAGCGCTGTAACTCCGGCCGAGGCTGAACATGGACATAGAATTACCTATTCGTTAGATACACTGGAAAGAGATGCAAAAGCCGCAGGGTTAAAAGTAGTTCATCGCTCAGGAATATTCTTTAAAGCTTTAGCCAATTTCCAGTGGGATAGATTATTAAATACTGATATTATTTCAAAAGAATATTTGGATGGTTGCTACCAGTTAGGTCAACAATACCCTGATTTATGCTCAAGTATTTTTTTAATGTGTGAAAAGGGAAAATAA
- a CDS encoding ATP-grasp domain-containing protein, with protein sequence MSNILVSGASGIVGYGILKSLKSANKNLKLIGTTIYEDSVAQGFCDIFEKAILTNDNNYITWLTDTIKKHNIAFIIPGIEADLYKWVEHISEIESSGAKILLNNTDLIKFTKDKWLFYEQLQKHNVSTAIPTSLENDYELIVEEFGANLLLKPRIGFGSKGIVKVNNKETFLIHQSKIGTDLMVQPFIGTDNEEYSASAFCDGKGGICAYMAIRRKLSNDGFTEKAEVVEMESIKKAILELCAIFKPVGPTNFQFRNHHGELKLLEINPRISSATSIRTAFGYNESLMSVEYYLENKLPLQPLIRKGKAVRYTEDFIFYENSNHI encoded by the coding sequence ATGAGTAATATACTTGTTTCAGGCGCTAGCGGAATAGTAGGCTATGGTATCCTTAAATCGCTTAAAAGTGCTAATAAAAATTTAAAGCTAATTGGAACTACTATATATGAAGATTCAGTAGCTCAAGGATTTTGTGATATTTTTGAAAAAGCCATTTTAACAAACGATAACAATTATATAACATGGCTAACAGATACTATTAAAAAGCACAATATTGCATTCATTATACCAGGCATTGAAGCCGATTTATACAAATGGGTTGAACATATTAGTGAGATAGAATCAAGCGGGGCAAAAATATTATTAAATAATACTGACCTTATAAAATTTACCAAAGACAAATGGCTTTTTTATGAGCAATTACAAAAACACAATGTAAGCACAGCTATTCCTACAAGTTTAGAAAATGATTACGAGTTAATAGTTGAAGAATTTGGTGCTAATTTACTATTAAAACCTAGGATAGGATTTGGCTCAAAAGGAATAGTAAAAGTGAATAATAAAGAAACCTTTCTTATTCATCAATCCAAAATTGGTACCGATTTAATGGTACAACCTTTTATTGGAACTGACAATGAAGAATATTCTGCTTCTGCATTCTGCGATGGTAAAGGAGGCATTTGTGCCTACATGGCTATCAGGAGGAAACTATCAAATGATGGTTTTACAGAAAAGGCTGAAGTAGTTGAAATGGAGTCTATTAAAAAAGCAATACTGGAACTTTGTGCCATTTTTAAACCTGTAGGCCCTACCAATTTTCAGTTTAGAAACCACCACGGTGAACTTAAATTGTTAGAAATAAACCCCCGCATATCCTCCGCCACATCTATCAGAACAGCATTTGGCTACAATGAATCGTTAATGTCGGTTGAATATTATTTAGAAAATAAATTACCTTTACAACCTTTAATAAGAAAAGGAAAAGCAGTAAGATATACTGAGGATTTTATATTTTATGAAAATAGCAATCATATCTGA
- a CDS encoding glycosyltransferase, with protein sequence MTTPLVSVCLITYNHGKYIAQAIEGVLMQETEYTWELVIADDFSTDNTREILLGYKEKYPDKIKLILQEKNVGANTNWIDLLSYPSSKYIAYFEGDDYWIDKKKLQKQVAFLETHADYGLVHTNYKKLHQHTQQYEPVKVNIPKTDNIYNHLLTKGNIIGTLTTCFRKDLFISYQNEIDPFNKDWKLGDLPLWIFFAKQAKVKYMEEITCVYRILDESGSKSKDINKLIAFEKSVMDIKLHFIPNNSKDKKKKINQIISEFHYKELYLLLNAKISFTDYFLHYFKFNISNTNIKRTVKSSSWLFIKLFSKYGN encoded by the coding sequence ATGACTACCCCATTAGTATCAGTTTGTCTTATTACATATAATCATGGAAAATACATTGCTCAAGCCATTGAGGGTGTATTAATGCAGGAAACTGAATATACATGGGAACTTGTTATTGCAGATGATTTTTCGACTGATAATACAAGAGAAATACTTTTAGGTTATAAAGAAAAGTACCCTGATAAAATAAAACTTATTTTACAGGAAAAGAATGTAGGTGCCAATACAAACTGGATTGACCTATTAAGTTACCCTTCCTCAAAATACATAGCCTATTTTGAGGGTGATGATTATTGGATTGATAAAAAGAAATTACAAAAACAAGTTGCCTTTTTAGAAACGCATGCTGATTATGGATTAGTGCATACTAACTATAAAAAATTGCATCAGCATACACAACAATATGAACCAGTAAAAGTTAATATTCCTAAAACAGACAATATTTATAATCACCTACTAACAAAGGGAAATATAATAGGTACGTTAACAACCTGCTTTAGAAAAGATTTATTTATAAGCTATCAAAACGAAATAGATCCTTTTAATAAAGACTGGAAACTTGGGGACTTACCATTATGGATTTTTTTCGCAAAACAAGCGAAAGTAAAGTATATGGAAGAGATAACTTGTGTTTATAGAATATTAGATGAGTCAGGTTCAAAAAGTAAAGACATAAATAAACTCATTGCTTTTGAAAAAAGTGTTATGGACATAAAATTACATTTTATACCTAACAACAGTAAAGACAAGAAAAAGAAAATCAATCAAATTATTTCTGAATTTCATTATAAAGAATTATACTTACTACTTAATGCTAAAATTAGTTTTACTGATTACTTTTTACATTACTTTAAATTCAACATTTCAAATACCAATATTAAAAGAACTGTTAAATCAAGTAGTTGGCTATTTATAAAATTGTTTTCCAAATATGGCAACTAG
- a CDS encoding lipopolysaccharide biosynthesis protein: MSKQIVKAGTWSIIGQFTKLIIKFGVNIALARLLTPKEFGLIGMVSVIIALLTSLGELGLFSSLIQKKEVNQRELSSVFWVSILLGIAICLLLYFTAPLIVIFYHEEALLPIIRALSLIFLFNSLILTHNAILTKQLNFKRMELFSTISVVVASLVSLSLAFLNFGVWALVAQQVVASVINVGLIWLYEKWRPSFIICKDSLKNLLGFGLKVFASSIINTAFSSIDTMIIGRYFSASILGLYSYAQTLINVSVGTFTSAFVKVLFPVMSEAQNDFERLKNTYKKALNMANLFIIPAMGTIAVLANEIIHLLLGEKWLPMVTYIQLFSILGILYPISALNINILLAKGRADKFLNLEIIKKVLLVIGIGIGLSFGILGMLIGIMTISFIGVFFNLYVSGKVSGYNIKDQLIDILPIAGIAIVYLIILYLSKILLIPFIGELLGIGISFCLAIISFVFILFKFYPAVIDDIKILTKGFTLKKS, translated from the coding sequence TTGTCAAAACAAATTGTAAAAGCAGGAACATGGTCTATAATTGGACAGTTTACCAAATTAATAATAAAATTTGGGGTAAACATTGCTTTGGCAAGGTTACTTACGCCTAAAGAGTTTGGTTTAATAGGCATGGTTTCTGTTATTATTGCCTTACTTACTTCATTAGGTGAATTAGGCTTATTTTCGAGTTTAATTCAGAAAAAAGAAGTAAATCAAAGAGAACTATCTTCGGTATTTTGGGTGAGCATACTACTTGGTATTGCTATTTGTTTATTGCTGTATTTTACCGCACCACTTATTGTTATATTTTACCACGAAGAAGCCTTGCTTCCTATTATAAGGGCTTTATCGCTTATTTTTTTATTTAACTCATTAATTCTTACTCACAACGCCATACTAACAAAACAGCTTAACTTTAAACGGATGGAATTATTTTCAACCATATCCGTTGTTGTTGCTTCTTTGGTATCTTTAAGTCTCGCTTTTTTAAATTTTGGTGTATGGGCATTGGTTGCCCAACAAGTAGTAGCAAGTGTAATAAATGTAGGATTGATATGGCTTTACGAAAAATGGCGACCTTCCTTTATTATTTGTAAAGATTCACTAAAAAATTTACTAGGTTTTGGGTTAAAAGTTTTTGCTTCAAGCATAATCAATACTGCATTTAGCAGTATTGATACCATGATAATTGGTCGCTATTTTTCAGCTTCCATACTTGGGTTGTACAGCTATGCACAAACATTAATTAACGTTTCGGTTGGAACCTTTACCAGTGCTTTTGTAAAGGTTTTATTTCCAGTTATGTCAGAAGCGCAAAACGACTTTGAAAGACTCAAAAACACGTATAAAAAAGCCCTTAACATGGCTAATTTATTTATTATACCTGCTATGGGCACAATAGCCGTTTTAGCCAATGAAATTATTCATTTACTTTTGGGAGAAAAATGGTTACCGATGGTAACTTACATACAACTCTTTTCTATATTAGGCATTCTTTACCCTATCAGTGCTTTAAATATAAACATTTTATTGGCCAAAGGTCGGGCTGATAAGTTTTTAAACTTAGAGATTATAAAAAAAGTATTGCTCGTAATTGGAATTGGAATTGGTTTATCATTCGGTATTTTAGGAATGCTTATCGGCATAATGACAATATCTTTTATAGGTGTATTTTTTAACCTGTATGTTTCAGGTAAAGTTTCTGGCTATAATATAAAAGATCAACTTATTGATATATTACCTATTGCAGGTATTGCTATTGTTTATTTAATTATACTCTACCTTTCTAAAATACTACTTATTCCTTTTATAGGTGAACTGTTAGGTATCGGAATCAGTTTTTGTTTAGCTATTATATCTTTTGTGTTTATTTTATTTAAATTTTATCCTGCTGTTATTGACGACATTAAAATTTTGACAAAAGGATTTACGCTAAAAAAATCATAA
- a CDS encoding glycosylase, translated as MFSWEKLGRIYNPLDYENRKEWMNEFAQAPCTLVFDDFVRVFFGCRPKRDENGQYVTYTTYVDLNRKDLFKIERFAAKPVLNLGNKGTFDEFGTYPLSIIKNNDELWGYYAGWTRCESVPFNVGIGLAVSKNNGEHFERMGEGPVLPYTPEEPFTLSGPKIRKFNDKYYLFYIAGANWYLENNKPEISHKIRLAISDDGINWNKINKDIIPDGWDKTEAQASPDVFYANGKYHMFFCGWVPSSFRQTRTRKIGYAYSTDLLNWTRDDSKVGIELSEEGWDSEMNAYPHVFELDNNIYMLYIGNEVGRYGFGLAKLKGNL; from the coding sequence ATGTTTAGTTGGGAAAAATTAGGAAGAATATATAATCCACTGGATTATGAAAACAGGAAAGAATGGATGAATGAGTTTGCTCAGGCACCATGTACTTTGGTATTTGATGATTTTGTGAGAGTGTTTTTTGGATGCAGACCAAAACGCGATGAAAATGGCCAATATGTTACTTACACAACCTATGTTGATTTAAATAGAAAAGACTTATTTAAAATAGAGCGGTTTGCAGCAAAACCGGTACTTAACTTAGGCAACAAAGGAACATTTGATGAGTTTGGAACCTATCCCCTATCCATTATAAAAAACAACGATGAATTGTGGGGTTATTACGCAGGTTGGACAAGGTGTGAATCAGTACCATTTAATGTGGGAATAGGATTAGCTGTTAGTAAAAATAATGGCGAACATTTTGAACGAATGGGCGAAGGACCTGTTTTACCATATACACCGGAAGAACCATTTACTTTAAGTGGACCTAAAATCAGAAAATTCAACGATAAATATTATCTTTTTTATATAGCCGGTGCCAATTGGTACTTAGAAAATAACAAACCAGAAATCAGCCATAAAATAAGATTAGCTATTTCTGACGATGGCATTAATTGGAATAAAATAAATAAAGACATAATTCCTGATGGCTGGGATAAAACCGAGGCACAGGCAAGCCCTGATGTTTTCTATGCCAATGGAAAATACCATATGTTTTTTTGCGGTTGGGTTCCTTCATCTTTCAGGCAAACTAGAACTAGAAAAATAGGATATGCATATTCAACAGATTTATTAAACTGGACTAGGGATGATAGCAAAGTGGGGATTGAACTTTCAGAAGAAGGTTGGGATTCAGAAATGAATGCCTACCCACATGTTTTTGAATTGGATAATAATATTTACATGTTATACATAGGTAATGAAGTTGGCCGTTATGGCTTTGGATTGGCAAAATTAAAGGGGAATTTATAG
- a CDS encoding NAD(P)-dependent oxidoreductase, translating into MNILIIGGTSSIAQTLKPILSEFSEVITAGRKDCDIIIDLNNTNQVINFPDNIDVVLHIAASFGGNSFEDILNTEYVNVIGTLKLCEAAVKANVKHFIYISSIYTELKDNSANYSIYSISKKHAEEIALFYCKKRQLPITILKPTMLYGNDDSFRKHQPLIYAFADKAQLKENIDIFGNHDAKRNYLHIDDLAIIIKKVMQHTITGSFSLTNTEDVTISQIARAAMQAFNSNGQINFITNKENIANNVFGNDNTLYNLINFFPQITIEQGMNKIAAYRRNTNE; encoded by the coding sequence ATGAATATTTTAATTATTGGAGGTACTTCTTCTATCGCACAAACACTTAAGCCTATACTCTCTGAGTTTTCAGAAGTGATAACGGCCGGAAGAAAAGATTGCGATATTATTATTGATTTAAATAATACAAATCAGGTAATTAATTTCCCTGATAATATAGATGTAGTATTACATATAGCAGCTAGTTTTGGAGGAAACTCATTTGAGGATATTTTAAATACTGAATATGTAAACGTAATTGGTACCCTAAAATTATGTGAGGCTGCTGTAAAAGCAAACGTTAAACATTTCATCTATATATCCAGCATTTATACTGAATTGAAAGATAATTCTGCTAATTATTCCATTTATTCAATATCGAAAAAGCATGCGGAAGAAATTGCTTTGTTTTATTGCAAAAAAAGACAACTACCGATTACTATTTTAAAGCCTACCATGCTTTATGGCAACGATGATAGTTTCAGGAAACACCAACCATTAATTTATGCATTTGCTGATAAAGCTCAATTAAAAGAAAATATAGACATATTTGGTAACCACGATGCCAAAAGAAACTATTTACATATTGACGATTTGGCTATAATTATAAAAAAAGTAATGCAACATACAATTACGGGTAGTTTTTCATTAACCAATACGGAAGATGTAACCATTTCGCAAATAGCCCGAGCGGCTATGCAGGCATTCAATAGCAATGGACAAATAAACTTCATTACAAACAAGGAAAACATTGCCAATAATGTTTTTGGGAATGATAATACTTTATACAACTTAATAAACTTTTTTCCTCAAATTACAATTGAACAAGGAATGAATAAAATTGCAGCATACAGGAGGAATACCAATGAGTAA
- a CDS encoding metallophosphoesterase family protein, translating to MKIAIISDIHGNYEALKSVLHKIDEMNISKIYCLGDVVGYYSQVNECCDELRKRNIPSLMGNHDWYMAGGGYCPRSKSVNDCLAYQRKVITAENLSWVKTFQLQFEIDHIKMVHGGWADPIDEYLLEPNEEYFSKVEGEIFFSGHTHLQTLQNFKNKIYCNPGSVGQPRDGDPRAAFATIENNSINLHRVEYNMEKVFELMDKAGFNDYYYGSLKTGARNLCKLPS from the coding sequence ATGAAAATAGCAATCATATCTGATATACATGGAAATTATGAAGCACTGAAAAGCGTGTTGCATAAGATAGATGAAATGAATATTTCTAAAATATATTGCTTAGGTGATGTAGTTGGTTATTACTCGCAGGTAAATGAATGCTGCGATGAGTTAAGGAAAAGAAATATACCTTCATTAATGGGTAACCACGATTGGTATATGGCCGGTGGAGGATACTGTCCGCGATCAAAAAGTGTTAATGACTGCTTAGCATATCAACGTAAAGTTATAACAGCAGAAAATTTAAGTTGGGTAAAAACATTTCAGTTACAATTTGAAATAGACCATATAAAAATGGTACATGGTGGTTGGGCTGACCCTATTGATGAGTACTTACTAGAACCAAACGAGGAGTATTTTTCGAAAGTAGAAGGTGAAATATTTTTTTCAGGACACACCCATTTACAAACCTTGCAAAATTTCAAGAATAAAATCTACTGTAATCCTGGCTCTGTTGGACAACCGCGAGACGGAGACCCAAGGGCAGCTTTTGCTACTATTGAAAACAATTCAATTAACCTACATAGAGTTGAATACAATATGGAAAAAGTATTTGAATTAATGGATAAAGCAGGCTTTAATGATTACTACTACGGCTCCTTAAAAACCGGAGCTAGAAATCTTTGTAAACTACCATCATAA
- a CDS encoding DegT/DnrJ/EryC1/StrS family aminotransferase, giving the protein MAINVTTPYLPSLETYTEYLKGIWQREWLTNNGPLVNELELKLKEYLQVPHLLYINNGTIALQIAIKALQLKGEIITTPFSYVATVSSLVWEGCKPVFVDIDKDSLNINPQLIEDAITPNTSAILATHVFGNPCDIDAIDKIAKKHNLKVIYDAAHCFGTKYKGKSVFEFGDIVTTSFHATKLFHTVEGGAVFTSDPELLKEMALLRNFGHNGPEHFDAVGINGKNSEFHAAMGLANLQDIEAILASRKNQSLHYDKWLTNPKLKKIELNSKADFNYAYYPVVFESESVLLKVKHELEANRINPRRYFYPSLNTVEIYKSENTLPVSESISKQILCLPMYHKLSNEEIDYVCRILLRALNN; this is encoded by the coding sequence ATGGCAATAAATGTAACTACTCCATATTTACCTAGCTTAGAAACTTATACAGAATACTTAAAAGGTATTTGGCAACGTGAATGGCTTACAAATAATGGACCATTAGTTAATGAGTTAGAATTAAAATTAAAAGAATATCTTCAAGTACCTCATTTACTTTACATAAACAATGGTACTATTGCATTACAAATAGCAATAAAAGCACTACAATTAAAAGGAGAAATTATTACAACTCCATTTAGTTATGTGGCCACAGTAAGTAGTTTGGTTTGGGAAGGATGTAAACCAGTATTTGTCGATATTGATAAAGACTCTTTAAACATAAACCCACAATTAATTGAAGATGCCATTACGCCAAATACAAGTGCTATTTTAGCTACCCACGTTTTTGGTAATCCTTGCGATATTGATGCAATTGATAAAATAGCTAAAAAACATAATTTAAAAGTTATATACGATGCTGCCCATTGCTTTGGTACAAAATACAAAGGCAAATCAGTATTTGAGTTTGGCGATATCGTTACTACCAGTTTTCATGCTACAAAATTATTCCATACAGTAGAGGGTGGTGCAGTATTTACAAGCGACCCTGAGCTGTTAAAAGAAATGGCCCTGCTTAGGAATTTTGGACACAACGGACCCGAGCATTTTGATGCAGTTGGTATAAATGGTAAAAATTCAGAGTTCCATGCAGCCATGGGGTTGGCGAACTTACAAGATATAGAAGCAATACTGGCTTCACGAAAAAACCAAAGTTTGCATTACGACAAATGGTTAACGAATCCAAAACTCAAAAAAATAGAATTGAATAGTAAAGCTGATTTTAACTACGCTTATTACCCGGTTGTTTTTGAGAGTGAAAGTGTTTTACTAAAAGTTAAACATGAGTTAGAAGCCAATAGAATAAATCCCAGAAGGTATTTTTATCCATCATTAAATACAGTTGAAATTTATAAAAGTGAAAATACCTTACCCGTAAGCGAAAGTATTTCAAAGCAAATTTTATGTCTTCCTATGTATCATAAATTATCAAATGAAGAGATAGATTATGTATGTAGAATTCTATTACGTGCTTTAAACAATTAA